ATGAAGTGTTCCCATGATCGTCAAAGTCCCATTTCCATGTTATAGGAAGATTGGTCGATTTGTCAGTAAACTGAACAATCGGGTCATTATTTGCATCAAAAATAAAATCGGCTTTTGGCGGAATATTCCGGATAGTAATTGTTTTACATGTTTCATGGTTCCCGCCAATATTGGTTACTTTCAGACAAACATTGTGTTTCCCATTAGTTTTAAAAGTATAAACAGGATTCTGACTATTGGAATATCCTCCGTCATCATCAAAATTCCATGTCCATGTTAGCGGATCATTAGTGGATTTATCTGTAAAGCTGATTGTTGGGTCAAGAGATGTATCGGCTACAAAATCAGCTATTGGAGGAACTTTTCTTACCAATATGTTTTTACAAATTGAGTCGCTGCCACCGCCATTTGTGGCTTTAAGACAGACTTTATGAGTACCGTTTTTCTTGAAAGTATATACCGGGTTTTGTTGGTTTGAAGTTCCTCCCACCTCATCAAAATTCCATAACCATGAAGTGGGATTATTCTTCGATTTATCGGTAAAACTTAAAGTCGGGTCAGTGCTGTTGTTATAAATGAAATCAGCAACCGGAGGAACATTATTTATGGTTATCAACTGGCATAAGGTGTCCTTTCCTCCTGCATTGGATACGATCAGGCAAACATTGTGATTCCCATTGGTTGAAAAGGTATGAACGGGGTTTTTCAGGTTTGATGTAGTAAAATTATCATCAAAATCCCAAAGCCAAGCAGTTGGTAAATTGGTAGATAAATCAGTAAAGACCACTATGGGATCCTGAGATTTATCATAAGAGAAATTTGCTTCTGGTGGTACATTCTTAACATTGATATTCTTACAGATAGAATCAGAACCTCCCAAGTTAGTTACTTTTAAACATACGTTAAATACCCCATTTTTCTGGAATTTATAGCTTGGATTTTTAATGCTTGATGTCCCGCTTCCATCGCCAAAATCCCATTTCCAGCTCGTGGGTTGGTTTGACGAGAGATCATAGAAGTTAATCACCGGATCAGCATTGGTATCAGCTGTAAACAGTGCTTTTGGAGGGATTTTACGTATAGTAACTGACTTGCAGGCCGTATGAAAACCACCGGCATTATATACCTGCAGGCACACATTATACGTACCGTTTTGAGAGAATGTATGCGTGGCATTTTGTGTATAGGCCTTTGCTCCATTATCATCAAAGTCCCACATCCAGTTGGTGGGAATATTTTTGGATTTGTCGGTGAAAACAATTTTGGGATCCTGAGTAGTGTCGATTTCAAAATCAGAAATGGGTGGAACTTTCAGAAGGGTGATATTTTTACAAATGGAATCGCTTCCTCCTGGATTGCTTACCTTAAGGCAGACTTTATGAAGACCATTGACAGTAAATGTATAAGTTGGATTCTGAGCTGTTGAAGTAGCTCCATTATCATCAAAATTCCACAACCAGGAGGTGGGAATGTTCTGAGAGGTATCAGTAAAGCTAATTGTGGGATCTTTACTTTGATCAAAGGTAAAATATGCTTTTGGCGGAATTTTGTAAACCGTAACATTTTTGCAGGTGGTATCGCTACCATAGCTGCTTGATGCAATAAGGCAAACCTTGAATGTGCCGTTCCTTGTATAGGTATGGGTTGGATTCTGCAAAGAGGAACTTGCAGAGTTATCTCCAAAGTCCCATTTCCACGAAGTTGGTGAGTTTAATGATTTATCAATAAAAGCCAGTTTAGGGTCCTGAGTGGTATCCACAGCAAAATCGGCATAAGGTGCTGCCTTGGTGATTTTAATGTACTTACAGGTTGAATCGCTGCCACCAGCATTTGTAACTTTCAGGCAGACTTTATGAATACCATTTACCTGAAAGGTATAAACAGGATTTTTAGCTGTTGAAAATCCACCTTTATCATCAAAATCCCAATACCATGAAGTAGGAATATTTGTCGAATTGTCGGTAAAAGTAACTTTGGGATCCGAAAGGGTATCAGCAGAAAAAGCAGCCACAGGAGGAACTTTACGCACAGTCTGATATTTACATAAAGTATTGGAACCATCAGTGTTGGAAGCAGTTAAACAAACTTTATAAGTACCATTGGCTGTATAGGTATGTGATGGATTTTGCTGGTAAGAATAGGAAGAATTGTCACCAAAATCCCATTTCCATGAGGTAGGTGAATTAGAAGATTTATCGCTAAAGGTTATTTTCGGGTCAGCCGAAGAGTCTGCCGTAAAATCGGCATAAGGATAAGTATGTTCGATATTAATGCTCATCAAAAAGTCTTCAACATCAATGCTTCGGTAATCAGCCCAGCTGCCTGCCAGTACTTCATAAGTCCTTCGACTGATTGGGGGTGTGTTGTCGCGTCCAAGGTTAATTCCTGCCCCTCCCATTTCCCAGTAAAGATAAACCCCGCCACTTGTGATTTTGATGTTTGAACTGGCCGTATTAATTGTCAGATAAGTATTTAATGAAATGGAAGATGGAGACACATAAACAGAATCCAGCAAGGTTCCATGGCTGCCGTTCGGGCCATTGTCGTCATATATTTTTGCATAAAATCCAACGGGAGTAGTAGCATTTGCGGTTATATAAAAACGAGTACTAACTATTTTACAAGGATAAAACGGAGGTTCGAAATATTCAGC
The Sphingobacteriales bacterium DNA segment above includes these coding regions:
- a CDS encoding PKD domain-containing protein — protein: MNKFLLILLVSVLISSFAFSQTAGGPDTYGYTWKNSNHNSSPPPFSWVDITTRGTQVIGLGDDNYIGPIYLSSPFHYYWYDINKFYIGSNGYVSFDGNNIASPFPASIPLSSGANNWIAPLMADLNFSGTNNPGKCYYFVNSDSIVISYIDVPFWVNATTPYTGQNTFQIVLSRLDSSITFNYLITNMGTLTSIDDAVGIENSTGTIGISNYIDVLPPDTMSIKYYYPKVVTYQVTDAGIRWNDNTKNGGIFLKKDGGQYSLKSNIRNFGNQNIGNFTIYDTVLNSSSQVVSAGSKTISSLGVGIDSTITFPNTFNPSNAGTYQFITSIVGLTTDMVASNNRMIQEIIVVDTTPKTVTLDYSDGSSNGGLGWNGGGGGIAEYFEPPFYPCKIVSTRFYITANATTPVGFYAKIYDDNGPNGSHGTLLDSVYVSPSSISLNTYLTINTASSNIKITSGGVYLYWEMGGAGINLGRDNTPPISRRTYEVLAGSWADYRSIDVEDFLMSINIEHTYPYADFTADSSADPKITFSDKSSNSPTSWKWDFGDNSSYSYQQNPSHTYTANGTYKVCLTASNTDGSNTLCKYQTVRKVPPVAAFSADTLSDPKVTFTDNSTNIPTSWYWDFDDKGGFSTAKNPVYTFQVNGIHKVCLKVTNAGGSDSTCKYIKITKAAPYADFAVDTTQDPKLAFIDKSLNSPTSWKWDFGDNSASSSLQNPTHTYTRNGTFKVCLIASSSYGSDTTCKNVTVYKIPPKAYFTFDQSKDPTISFTDTSQNIPTSWLWNFDDNGATSTAQNPTYTFTVNGLHKVCLKVSNPGGSDSICKNITLLKVPPISDFEIDTTQDPKIVFTDKSKNIPTNWMWDFDDNGAKAYTQNATHTFSQNGTYNVCLQVYNAGGFHTACKSVTIRKIPPKALFTADTNADPVINFYDLSSNQPTSWKWDFGDGSGTSSIKNPSYKFQKNGVFNVCLKVTNLGGSDSICKNINVKNVPPEANFSYDKSQDPIVVFTDLSTNLPTAWLWDFDDNFTTSNLKNPVHTFSTNGNHNVCLIVSNAGGKDTLCQLITINNVPPVADFIYNNSTDPTLSFTDKSKNNPTSWLWNFDEVGGTSNQQNPVYTFKKNGTHKVCLKATNGGGSDSICKNILVRKVPPIADFVADTSLDPTISFTDKSTNDPLTWTWNFDDDGGYSNSQNPVYTFKTNGKHNVCLKVTNIGGNHETCKTITIRNIPPKADFIFDANNDPIVQFTDKSTNLPITWKWDFDDHGNTSSDQNPTYSFIENGMHLVCLKVSNNGGSDSVCKQVTVQKSLPVAGFIYDDSAMPTVSFTDQSVGSPVEWHWDFDDKGNDSSALKNPVYTFRVNGLHHVCLIVKNSAGYSQPTCKDITVTGAGLTENLKNYSLQVIPNPFSSSASIVVSSEEQIHARFFNSIGQEVYFKYQIGKDKILIYRDNLPAGMYSVEIFGMNEKIGQAKFVVQ